A part of Deltaproteobacteria bacterium genomic DNA contains:
- a CDS encoding MFS transporter, translated as MDHAAAPGETPERDEDRSYLNFSQKLTYSLGQMSVSLSPALISSWLIYYYTGRPSAGEGSAPIMLVSAAAMSLGGFLPRFLEALAEPIVGHLSDKWVTRWGRRIPWIVIGTPLLAFFSIGIWFPPNPDGMGEVWFRLAGMDFNANCLWLLASHTAFWFLYTGVVIPYLALLPEITPSVKERIVVSEFMAYSDVAGTVIGSLGLGLMISAFSEGLGIGPIRLANGFQVSGIIIGFIFAASFYAAITLVRETKKESRVVVDFHFAESIRETFKNSSFKPYVICSAAIRMTVDILLASMPFMVVVIMGLSEGLAGILQGVIVLGAGFLFPLVSKLAENRGKKGIYLLGMIWFTVAMLMFAMVRHAPFFGWFVNLIASAIGKPMSPSWISFAHAVVTLALCAFPVSVIFVLQRPLLSDVIDEDARLTGYRREAMYNGMEGLISKPASALAYAIVPMLNLWLGATADRPWGIIAAPVLAAGVMTIGWVSFTKYPFKQ; from the coding sequence ATGGATCACGCCGCCGCCCCGGGCGAAACGCCCGAACGCGATGAGGACCGGTCCTACCTGAACTTTTCCCAAAAACTGACGTATTCGCTCGGCCAGATGTCCGTCTCGCTCTCGCCGGCGCTGATTTCGTCGTGGCTGATCTACTATTACACGGGTCGCCCGAGCGCGGGCGAGGGCTCGGCGCCCATCATGCTCGTGTCCGCGGCGGCGATGTCGCTGGGCGGATTTCTGCCGCGCTTCCTCGAAGCCCTCGCCGAACCCATCGTCGGGCACCTGTCGGACAAATGGGTGACGCGCTGGGGACGGCGCATTCCATGGATCGTCATCGGCACGCCGCTGCTCGCGTTCTTTTCGATCGGCATCTGGTTCCCACCGAATCCCGACGGCATGGGCGAGGTGTGGTTCCGCCTCGCGGGCATGGATTTCAACGCCAACTGCCTGTGGCTGCTCGCTTCGCACACCGCGTTCTGGTTCCTCTACACCGGCGTCGTCATCCCGTATCTCGCGCTGCTGCCCGAGATCACGCCGTCGGTGAAGGAGCGCATCGTCGTCTCCGAGTTCATGGCGTACAGCGACGTCGCCGGCACCGTGATCGGGAGCCTTGGCCTTGGTCTCATGATCAGCGCCTTCAGCGAGGGCCTCGGCATCGGGCCGATCCGCCTGGCCAACGGGTTCCAGGTCTCGGGAATCATCATCGGCTTCATCTTCGCGGCGTCGTTCTACGCGGCGATTACGCTGGTGCGCGAGACGAAAAAGGAAAGCCGCGTCGTCGTCGATTTCCACTTCGCCGAGAGCATCCGCGAGACCTTCAAAAACAGCAGCTTCAAACCGTACGTCATCTGCTCCGCGGCGATCCGCATGACCGTGGACATTCTGCTCGCGTCGATGCCCTTCATGGTCGTCGTCATCATGGGCTTGTCCGAGGGTCTCGCGGGCATCCTGCAGGGCGTCATCGTGCTGGGCGCCGGTTTCCTGTTCCCGCTGGTGTCGAAACTCGCGGAGAATCGCGGAAAAAAGGGCATCTATCTGCTCGGCATGATCTGGTTCACCGTCGCGATGCTGATGTTCGCGATGGTGCGCCACGCGCCGTTTTTCGGCTGGTTCGTCAACCTGATTGCGTCGGCGATCGGCAAGCCGATGTCGCCGTCGTGGATCAGTTTCGCGCACGCCGTCGTCACGCTCGCGCTGTGCGCGTTCCCGGTCAGCGTCATTTTCGTTCTCCAGCGGCCGCTGCTCTCCGACGTCATTGACGAGGACGCGCGCCTGACCGGCTATCGCCGCGAGGCCATGTACAACGGCATGGAGGGCCTGATCTCCAAACCCGCGTCGGCGCTCGCGTACGCCATCGTTCCCATGCTCAATCTCTGGCTCGGCGCGACCGCCGATCGGCCCTGGGGCATCATCGCCGCGCCGGTGCTGGCCGCGGGCGTCATGACGATCGGATGGGTGTCGTTCACGAAGTATCCGTTCAAGCAATAG